One Salvia splendens isolate huo1 chromosome 12, SspV2, whole genome shotgun sequence genomic window carries:
- the LOC121759542 gene encoding zinc finger CCCH domain-containing protein 18-like isoform X1, with protein sequence MDSSEATKVVIKRISSLEPEHVAKKIIGYMYFQELSDQEMIRLALGPDTLIHNLIQKAKTARLLASSQVTSPPISPTIINPDPSFQFAPFQSVSPRPFPSPPAFRRMEPYWDPQLPVEQPAMQNAPFYPDYTGLEDPLDVVVKPNDYYFHEATLNSLSGRGGSSSSNLMDFPVKTCHYFIKGICKHGSNCRYYHGELFPESHHHASFGLSSYDLAGDEGFLPGSLEKLELEITELLKSRRGHPVSIASLPMLYYDKYGKTLQAEGYLTESQRHGKAGYSLTKLLARLRNSIRLIDRPHGQHAVILAEDAVKYLDIRAERNDPGPIVSGSRQIYLTFPAESTFTEEDVSDYFSNYGQVQDVRIPCQQKRMFGFVTFATTDTVRLILSKGNPHYVRGARVLVKPYREKAKLVERKYLENFDHPVFFQPHPADIDSDFLTGSSRLFPRELMEEQERVIELEATHLSQLQLASRQFNDLLDVLPLGSDQESSSQGVGLPDSPFASAVGSSISAVI encoded by the exons ATGGATTCTTCCGAGGCTACAAAGGTTGTAATCAAGAGGATTTCGAGCCTCGAACCTGAGCATGTTGCGAAGAAGATAATAGGATACATGTATTTTCAAGAGCTTTCTGACCAGGAGATGATTAGATTAGCCTTAGGCCCTGATACCTTAATCCATAACTTGATACAGAAAGCTAAAACCGCGCGTTTATTAGCTTCGTCACAAGTTACTTCACCTCCAATTTCCCCTACTATCATCAATCCAGATCCTTCATTTCAGTTTGCTCCCTTCCAATCAGTTTCGCCTCGTCCCTTTCCATCCCCGCCTGCATTTCGGAGGATGGAGCCTTACTGGGATCCTCAACTCCCCGTTGAGCAACCAGCAATGCAGAATGCCCCTTTCTACCCTGACTATACAGGATTGGAGGATCCATTAGATGTCGTTGTAAAGCCGAATGATTACTATTTCCACGAAGCTACACTCAACAGTTTGAGTGGTAGGGGCGGTAGCAGCTCTTCTAACTTGATGGATTTTCCTGTCAAGACTTGTCATTATTTCATCAAAGGCATTTGCAAGCATGGCAGTAACTGTAGGTATTACCATGGGGAGTTGTTTCCGGAGAGTCATCACCATGCTTCTTTTGGTCTTAGTTCATACGATTTAGCTGGAGACGAGGGGTTCTTACCTGGGTCGCTTGAGAAGCTTGAGTTAGAAATTACTGAGCTCTTGAAATCGAGAAGGGGGCATCCGGTTTCCATTGCTTCTCTGCCAATGCTGTACTACGACAAATATGGGAAAACTTTGCAAGCTGAAGGGTACTTGACTGAGAGCCAGAGACATGGTAAAGCCGGTTACAGCTTGACAAAACTTCTAGCTCGGCTGAGAAACAGTATTCGTCTCATAGACAG GCCTCATGGGCAGCACGCTGTGATCCTGGCTGAGGATGCTGTGAAGTATTTGGATATTCGTGCTGAAAGAAATGATCCCGGTCCAATTGTTAGTGGCTCGCGCCAAATTTATTTGACCTTTCCAGCTGAGAGCACCTTCACTGAAGAAGACGTTTCTGATTACTTCAG TAACTATGGACAAGTGCAGGATGTGAGGATCCCGTGCCAGCAAAAACGAATGTTTGGTTTTGTAACTTTTGCCACCACAGACACTGTGAGGCTGATTTTGTCCAAGGGAAACCCCCATTACGTGCGTGGTGCTCGTGTTCTTGTTAAACCGTATAGAGAAAAGGCAAAGCTTGTCGAGAG GAAATACTTGGAAAATTTTGATCATCCAGTTTTCTTCCAGCCACACCCTGCAGATATAGACTCAGATTTTCTAACAG GTTCATCAAGGTTATTCCCACGGGAGCTAATGGAAGAACAGGAACGCGTAATTGAACTTGAGGCGACGCACCTTTCGCAGCTCCAGTTAGCTAGCAGACAGTTCAACGATCTGTTGGACGTTTTGCCACTTGGCAGTGATCAGGAGAG CAGCAGTCAAGGTGTCGGTCTGCCGGATAGCCCGTTCGCCTCGGCGGTGGGCAGCAGCATTTCAGCAGTTATATAG
- the LOC121759319 gene encoding transcription termination factor MTERF9, chloroplastic-like produces MAISSLSTATLNHRSHSSSLLYLAASLLQSPAPRLTCTTRVASSHSNPKILKSNRRSRHGHPLSPYDTDDDARAANSDELHDEEDDNWSSDDEFRDIEISETDRQRLKLKNETLKGQGRTRHIGKNWDLELSSPARNLAKRPRKSVARNVKYTMEKIDGDGVSSTLNSKVKEAESSAKNRFGHLSEELDLDERYFPLLNYLSSFGLKERHFLQMYERHMPSLQINVESAEERLEYLLSIGVKHRDIQKIILRQPQILQYTVENNLKAHVSFLCSLGIPSSRIGQIIAATPSLFSYSVENSLKPTVKYLKDEIGIQEKDISKVVQLSPQILVQRIDSTWKTRLNFLMKELDAPRQSIVKMVTKHPQLLHYSIEDGLLPRINFLRSIGMQNSEILKVLTSLTQVFSLSLEANLKPKYKYLVNELQNEVHSLTKYPTYLSLSLDQRIRPRHCFLVSLKKAPKGPFPLSSFVPTDESFCRQWAGTSVDKYLDFRQRLLLKDLAKKYESQ; encoded by the exons ATGGCTATTTCATCCCTCTCCACTGCCACGCTCAACCACCGCTCCCACTCCTCTTCTCTCCTCTACCTCGCCGCCTCCCTCCTCCAATCCCCCGCTCCAAGACTCACCTGCACTACCCGAGTCGCCTCCTCTCATTCCAATCCTAAGATTTTAAAGTCCAACCGCCGCTCCAGGCACGGCCACCCCCTCTCGCCCTACGACACCGATGACGATGCCCGCGCCGCTAATTCCGATGAACTCCACGATGAGGAGGATGACAATTGGTCATCCgat GATGAATTTAGAGATATTGAAATTTCTGAGACTGATAGACAGAGGTTAAAGTTGAAAAATGAAACTCTCAAGGGACAAG gCAGAACCAGGCACATAGGAAAAAATTGGGATTTGGAATTGTCCAGTCCCGCACGCAATCTTGCAAAACGGCCAAGAAAGTCTGTTGCGAGGAATGTCAAATATACTATGGAAAAAATAGATGGAGATGGTGTTTCTTCAACGTTGAATTCCAAAGTCAAG GAAGCAGAAAGTTCTGCTAAGAACAGATTTGGTCATTTGTCGGAGGAGCTAGACTTAGACGAAAGATATTTTCCCCTTCTCAATTACTTGAGCAGTTTCGGACTCAAGGAACGCCACTTCCTCCAGATGTATGAGAGGCACATGCCTTCTCTACAGATAAATGTTGAATCAGCTGAGGAAAGATTGGAATACTTGTTGAGTATCGGTGTTAAGCATAGAGATATTCAAAAGATAATTTTGAGACAGCCTCAAATATTGCAGTACACTGTGGAAAACAATCTAAAGGCTCATGTTTCCTTTTTATGTAGCTTGGGCATTCCATCGTCTCGAATAGGGCAAATAATCGCTGCCACTCCCTCATTGTTCTCTTACAGTGTCGAAAATTCCTTAAAACCCACAGTCAAGTATTTGAAAGATGAGATTGGAATCCAGGAGAAAGACATCAGTAAGGTTGTGCAGTTAAGTCCTCAAATCCTGGTTCAACGGATAGATAGTACATGGAAAACACGGCTTAATTTTCTTATGAAAGAGTTGGATGCTCCTAGACAGAGTATCGTGAAGATGGTCACCAAGCATCCTCAACTCCTCCACTACAGCATTGAAGATGGCTTGCTCCCCAGAATCAATTTCTTACGAAGTATTGGGATGCAAAATTCAGAGATACTGAAAGTATTAACCAGCCTTACACAG GTATTCTCACTTTCACTCGAGGCAAATCTGAAGCCTAAATACAAGTATTTGGTCAACGAACTTCAGAATGAAGTCCATTCTCTGACCAAATATCCGACCTACCTTAGCTTGTCTTTGGACCAACGGATCAGACCCCGTCACTGCTTCCTGGTTTCGTTGAAGAAAGCTCCGAAAGGGCCATTCCCTTTGAGCTCATTTGTCCCAACTGATGAATCCTTTTGCCGGCAGTGGGCAGGAACTAGTGTAGATAAATATTTGGATTTTCGGCAGAGGTTACTGCTGAAAGATTTAGCAAAGAAATATGAAAGTCAGTAA
- the LOC121759542 gene encoding zinc finger CCCH domain-containing protein 18-like isoform X2 — MDSSEATKVVIKRISSLEPEHVAKKIIGYMYFQELSDQEMIRLALGPDTLIHNLIQKAKTARLLASSQVTSPPISPTIINPDPSFQFAPFQSVSPRPFPSPPAFRRMEPYWDPQLPVEQPAMQNAPFYPDYTGLEDPLDVVVKPNDYYFHEATLNSLSGRGGSSSSNLMDFPVKTCHYFIKGICKHGSNCRYYHGELFPESHHHASFGLSSYDLAGDEGFLPGSLEKLELEITELLKSRRGHPVSIASLPMLYYDKYGKTLQAEGYLTESQRHGKAGYSLTKLLARLRNSIRLIDRPHGQHAVILAEDAVKYLDIRAERNDPGPIVSGSRQIYLTFPAESTFTEEDVSDYFSNYGQVQDVRIPCQQKRMFGFVTFATTDTVRLILSKGNPHYVRGARVLVKPYREKAKLVERKYLENFDHPVFFQPHPADIDSDFLTGSSRLFPRELMEEQERVIELEATHLSQLQLASRQFNDLLDVLPLGSDQESSQGVGLPDSPFASAVGSSISAVI, encoded by the exons ATGGATTCTTCCGAGGCTACAAAGGTTGTAATCAAGAGGATTTCGAGCCTCGAACCTGAGCATGTTGCGAAGAAGATAATAGGATACATGTATTTTCAAGAGCTTTCTGACCAGGAGATGATTAGATTAGCCTTAGGCCCTGATACCTTAATCCATAACTTGATACAGAAAGCTAAAACCGCGCGTTTATTAGCTTCGTCACAAGTTACTTCACCTCCAATTTCCCCTACTATCATCAATCCAGATCCTTCATTTCAGTTTGCTCCCTTCCAATCAGTTTCGCCTCGTCCCTTTCCATCCCCGCCTGCATTTCGGAGGATGGAGCCTTACTGGGATCCTCAACTCCCCGTTGAGCAACCAGCAATGCAGAATGCCCCTTTCTACCCTGACTATACAGGATTGGAGGATCCATTAGATGTCGTTGTAAAGCCGAATGATTACTATTTCCACGAAGCTACACTCAACAGTTTGAGTGGTAGGGGCGGTAGCAGCTCTTCTAACTTGATGGATTTTCCTGTCAAGACTTGTCATTATTTCATCAAAGGCATTTGCAAGCATGGCAGTAACTGTAGGTATTACCATGGGGAGTTGTTTCCGGAGAGTCATCACCATGCTTCTTTTGGTCTTAGTTCATACGATTTAGCTGGAGACGAGGGGTTCTTACCTGGGTCGCTTGAGAAGCTTGAGTTAGAAATTACTGAGCTCTTGAAATCGAGAAGGGGGCATCCGGTTTCCATTGCTTCTCTGCCAATGCTGTACTACGACAAATATGGGAAAACTTTGCAAGCTGAAGGGTACTTGACTGAGAGCCAGAGACATGGTAAAGCCGGTTACAGCTTGACAAAACTTCTAGCTCGGCTGAGAAACAGTATTCGTCTCATAGACAG GCCTCATGGGCAGCACGCTGTGATCCTGGCTGAGGATGCTGTGAAGTATTTGGATATTCGTGCTGAAAGAAATGATCCCGGTCCAATTGTTAGTGGCTCGCGCCAAATTTATTTGACCTTTCCAGCTGAGAGCACCTTCACTGAAGAAGACGTTTCTGATTACTTCAG TAACTATGGACAAGTGCAGGATGTGAGGATCCCGTGCCAGCAAAAACGAATGTTTGGTTTTGTAACTTTTGCCACCACAGACACTGTGAGGCTGATTTTGTCCAAGGGAAACCCCCATTACGTGCGTGGTGCTCGTGTTCTTGTTAAACCGTATAGAGAAAAGGCAAAGCTTGTCGAGAG GAAATACTTGGAAAATTTTGATCATCCAGTTTTCTTCCAGCCACACCCTGCAGATATAGACTCAGATTTTCTAACAG GTTCATCAAGGTTATTCCCACGGGAGCTAATGGAAGAACAGGAACGCGTAATTGAACTTGAGGCGACGCACCTTTCGCAGCTCCAGTTAGCTAGCAGACAGTTCAACGATCTGTTGGACGTTTTGCCACTTGGCAGTGATCAGGAGAG CAGTCAAGGTGTCGGTCTGCCGGATAGCCCGTTCGCCTCGGCGGTGGGCAGCAGCATTTCAGCAGTTATATAG
- the LOC121759320 gene encoding uncharacterized protein LOC121759320: MNTEITSAAKPEYPVIDRNPPFTKTVSNFNTLDYLRLSTITGVSVVVGYLSGIKPGIRGPSMVTGGLIGVMGGFMYAYQNSCGRLMGFFPNEGEVAKYKKK; this comes from the exons ATGAACACTGAAATTACTTCGGCGGCGAAGCCGGAGTACCCAGTGATTGATCGCAATCCTCCATTCACTAAGACCGTCTCCAATTTCAACACCCTCGACTACCTCCGCCTCTCCACCATCACCGgcgtctccgtcgtcgtcggCTACCTCTCCG GGATTAAGCCTGGGATTCGGGGGCCGTCGATGGTGACGGGAGGTCTGATTGGAGTGATGGGAGGGTTTATGTATGCCTACCAAAATTCATGCGGCAGGCTCATGGGGTTTTTCCCCAATGAGGGCGAGGTTGCCAAGTACAAGAAGAAATGA